One stretch of Oncorhynchus keta strain PuntledgeMale-10-30-2019 chromosome 18, Oket_V2, whole genome shotgun sequence DNA includes these proteins:
- the n4bp2l2 gene encoding NEDD4-binding protein 2-like 2, giving the protein MSHENANSLTSHTGRNGELLKCSKAETNGASATDRVLPVRINGGPGVRAREPVIKKLGTSSTAFIGPACCPPKAVQRAPKPPKVRKLSKPNIEETLSEFYKELEEIDPKDSVDSSTAKNEGSVELLTAHNPHPAREVSNASHGHKQPNHVPCPHWYDNEPYQPRRPIPKGPSYGPYSDHNHWQPPPPFHSQPYYRFHRPPHRFLPPPPIPCLPPLPPTDHRYHPQREGSQQVPPFHRFPVPDGYRNSPDLDGHAFPPQHSNNRDRGGYGWRDDTYDQQGNDQPYNQQGSSEWQQRFDRAPEPPLPEDQHQPPEDKTYDYDPSLVLILMRGAPGSGKSTLARELLSTGSSGQVLSTDDYFSQEEGYLYDPSLLGAAHHWNQNRAQEAMCKCCSPIIIDNTNMQAWEMKPYVKLALERGYSVNFHEPHTSWKFDPVELEKRNKHSVSREKIGQMLERFELPISLDIVMNSQEPIRPTRHPSQQQRHSRANHSDFH; this is encoded by the exons ATGTCTCATGAAAATGCCAACTCGTTAACGTCTCACACTGGAAGAAATGGAGAACTGCTGAAGTGTTCAAAAGCGGAGACAAATGGAGCATCTGCAACAGACAGAGTGCTGCCAGTGAGAATTAATGGAGGTCCTGGCGTAAGAGCCCGAGAGCCAGTTATAAAAAAGCTGGGTACCAGCAGCACTGCCTTCATTGGACCTGCATGCTGTCCTCCTAAGGCAGTCCAGAGAGCTCCCAAACCCCCAAAAGTAAGGAAACTTTCCAAACCTAACATTGAAGAGACACTGAGTGAGTTCTACAAAGAGCTTGAGGAGATTGATCCAAAAGACAGCGTTGACAGTAGCACGGCCAAAAATGAAGGCTCAGTTGAATTACTCACGGCTCATAACCCACACCCTGCAAGAGAAGTGTCAAACGCAAGCCATGGCCATAAGCAACCTAATCATGTGCCTTGCCCACACTGGTATGACAACGAGCCATACCAGCCCAGGAGACCGATACCTAAGGGGCCCAGCTATGGTCCCTACTCAGATCATAATCACTGGCAACCTCCCCCACCTTTCCACAGTCAGCCATACTACAGGTTCCACAGACCTCCCCACCGCTTCCTGCCACCACCTCCAATCCCCTGCCTCCCGCCACTACCTCCTACAGACCACCGGTATCACCCCCAACGAGAGGGTTCCCAGCAGGTCCCACCTTTTCACAGGTTCCCTGTCCCTGATGGATACAGGAACTCTCCAGACTTGGATGGCCATGCCTTTCCCCCACAGCACTCTAACAACCGAGACAGAGGGGGCTACGGTTGGAGAGATGACACGTATGATCAGCAGGGTAATGACCAGCCTTATAACCAGCAAGGTTCTTCTGAATGGCAGCAGAGGTTTGACAGAGCACCTGAGCCACCTCTACCAGAGGATCAGCACCAACCACCAGAAGATAAAACATATGACTATGATCCTTCTCTGGTTCTCATTCTGATGAGGGGAGCCCCGGGATCTGGAAAATCAACACTGGCCAG GGAACTGCTGTCAACAGGCTCCAGTGGGCAGGTTCTGAGTACAGATGACTACTTCTCCCAGGAAGAAGGCTACCTCTACGATCCCAGTCTGCTGGGGGCCGCACACCACTGGAACCAGAACCGAG CCCAAGAAGCCATGTGTAAATGCTGTTCTCCCATCATTATTGATAACACAAATATGCAAGCTTGGGAAATGAAGCCATATGTTAAACTG GCCTTGGAGAGAGGATACAGTGTCAACTTTCATGAGCCTCACACCAGCTGGAAATTTGATCCCGTCGAGTTAGAGAA GAGAAACAAGCACAGTGTGTCAAGGGAGAAGATTGGGCAGATGCTGGAGCGGTTTGAGCTGCCCATTTCCTTGGACATTGTGATGAACTCCCAGGAGCCCATTAGACCCACAAGACATCCCTCACAGCAGCAGAGACACAGCAGGGCCAACCACTCAGACTTCCACTAG